Within Pygocentrus nattereri isolate fPygNat1 chromosome 17, fPygNat1.pri, whole genome shotgun sequence, the genomic segment GGGAAACGGAGTCGTTAACAGGAATCCAGTAGAGTTTATTTACTTCAAAGTCCTACGTGACGGTCACTGTGCTGCACTTAAACCTGAGATTGGAATAAACCAACGGACTGAAGACGCGTTAATGCAGAGCTGTTTCTGCTACACATACTTTGCTCCAGTCATCATTTTGTATTCAGTCTATTTAAAAAGGGACATTTAAATATACTGATTTGCATAATACCAAAATAATCTAATCCCATCAAATTATTGTGACATATGAAATGCAAGCACACACcgaattatttaaaatatttaataatatttttattacactTCTTTTAAAACTGTGCCCACTCCATCAGAGACAACCACCTCGTTGGTCCAACtagtagatgtaaagtcagagatgatcgCTTAGtctgtgctggtcatcctctagaccttcatcagtggtcacaagttgctgcccacaggatgctatTGGCTAATGTTTTTGgtgggtggactattctcagtccagctgtgaCACTGCGgtctttaaaaactccagcagcactgctgtgtctgatccactcgtaccagcacaacacacactaaaacaccaccaccactgcagtgctgagaatgatccacccccaaaatagcacctgctctgtggtttctgtggggatcctgaccactgaagaacagggtaacagagtatcagagaaacagatggactacagtctgtaactgtagaactacagagtccagctatacagtaagtggagctgataaagtggacgatgagcgcagaaacgaggaggtggtcaggatgttatggTTGATCAGTGTATATGTATGATATATAAAAAGGCGTCTCTTTGATATGTTCCTTACTTGGTAGTAATGGAAGGCATAGGGATCTCTAAGAACTGTTCTTTGAGGGGCACAAAGGGCAAAAGGCCTGTGTAGAAAAGCCCCACCAACAGCAGCACTCTGGGCAAGCTGAACAGCACTGGGATCTGGGGGTTCTAGCAGAGAAACAACAACCACGGTCAAGACTTACCACTCTAAAATAGATCAAGTGTGTAATGAAAGggaatttaacataaaacaacGGAAACTATCACACAGACATCACGCTCACCTCTTTGTAACATTTCTGAACGATCTGGTTGCTGGAATTACCCCATACAGTCAGATGCTCCCGGTCATATTTTACGACCAGCTCCGAGACCTTCAGGGAACATAAAACCATATAAAGCCCAGATGAGCTTCCCATTACACCAGCCAATCAATACAATGAGTGGCGATTGGGTTCGGACCTTCTTAATGAGCGTGTCGTCATTGACTTTGATGTCAATGTTAATGGGCACGTTTGGGAACGCCTCGAAGACCTCTCTCAGCAGGGGGATGTGCTTGTCGTTGCCACCTTCAACAAAGCACTCTACAGAAAGAAGACGAGACTTTTACACACTTAACCTCAGAATGTCCTGCAATAACTCGCTCTGTGAACCAGAGCGGAGGATATTTTGGACAAGCGAAAAAGGATAATGAGCAGCTTAACAAGGCAAGGCAATACATTTAGAGACGGGTGTCATCATATAAATATGTGGTTATCTGAGCTCATCTTAGCACTCATTTACTTAATCAGGGACTCGAACAAGGGATGTGTagtttaaagctgcattatgtaAGACTAAAACAGGAAGAAGCAAGGTACCTGAATCAGGAGACACTGAAATATGTTATATGTGCAATGCTGCGAGTTGTAAAGCCtggaataatattttaaaagtcagaggcatcaGGTCTGACTTCACGGGAGTTTCCCGGACCACATTATACATCTATACGTGTTAACATCACACACGCAGGAAGTCAAGCTCGACGTTGCTGATGTTACAAAATGTGCTCAGACATAAGTGTGTAAATTTGGGGATAaactgaccaaaagaaatggcccaaaactacttggaaaaaaattctggttcctttgatctacattaaaagtaaagcgtttttttccccttctcctgtaaagttaccgttttggagatatgaggttttgttccaaaagcagcCACATATTTTCTAATAATTTCTAATTAGTGCTGGCGCTGTTATTCGGCCCAGTAGGTCTAGACCACCCCGGCCCACCCAAAATGATttcaaaattagatttttgacaCAGTTTACAGTGTTAAATCAGGCAATTCTCATGGGTTGTTTACGAGCTTATCAAGCCCTGCATTAACAGTGATACTGTCAGGATATGGAAATAAGTTTGGGGGGGGGATCATTATGTGGATTTAACGATGGAAAGCATACGAATGTGGCTTGTTTTAAGAAGCAGAGGACTTGATAAACAAAGTAACTCCAGTTGCCCAAATCAGAATGAGGGATGTCAACCAGCTCAATTATATCGAAGACAGTAATTGGCAGTGATTGGTCATTTTTGCTCCTGTGGGCAAAGCAagactttttaaattatttttattgtgaacTAGAGTTGTATGTGTTCTGGTTGACAAGCAGGCTGGTGTCTACTACTGCAGTGATTTCCCCTATTGCAATGTCTAAACGATACTTAGGCCAAGGTCTTGGTTATGATTGTACTTCTTACTGTATGCCCACTTCTGGATTAATCTTAATGGAACCCACCATCCCTCTtgattccccccccccccttttttttattgttattcttcatttttttgcagGCCATGAGGAATTCATTCAACTTCAGCCAACCTGCAATTTGACACACCCACCCAACAATACCAGAGTGGATTGCTATTTAAAATGTAGATATTTGCATGGCAAAATATTTCAATGCACATCCTGGAAATGTTTCTGGCTTAACAATACGTTTTCCCTCAGGCCACTAAATCATGATGGTCTCCAGTATTAACAGCTTAAAATGCACCCTGTGCAGCTTATCTGGCCGTGCACACATTTCGGCAACTCACACGGACACCCGGGTCTGGAACAGTATGTGGACTGttacatatttcactcagctgtgaGCTCAGGAGGATTAGAACCACAGCTCAATACTGGACCACTCACCTCGCTTGAAAGTCACCCCGAGCTTACACAAGTAAGGTGGGAGATCCTAGGATggaacaacacacaaacacacacatctttctTTAGGACTACAGCTTGTTGAGCTTAATGCTGGCCAGCATACTAATGCAAATGTGAAAGAAGCATAGTCAGTGTGAATATGGGATGGATCAAATAGCCCCCGTTTCTGCTCCCACTCACAGCATAGACCACATCTGAAATGTTGGCGCTCACACCAGTCGACCTCTTCAGGTTGGAATCATGCAGCACCACCACCTGCTCGTCCTTGGTCAAGTGACAATCCAGCTCCAGCATATCTGTGCCAAGTTGTACAGCGCTGTGGGGGAGGGAATGGAGATGGAAAAGAGGGGACAGGGGAGTGCACAGTTCAGCTAATCAGAGAGGGGAGGctctacaaacacacagcagcacCGAAAAACAGTTGACTGCACGTGAATTGACTTAATGAATAC encodes:
- the gdpd1 gene encoding lysophospholipase D GDPD1 is translated as MSAAVYVLSTVTGYVLTSALLLKCPSLLHRRKRETFRSGHISHRGGAGENLENTMAAFRHAVQLGTDMLELDCHLTKDEQVVVLHDSNLKRSTGVSANISDVVYADLPPYLCKLGVTFKRECFVEGGNDKHIPLLREVFEAFPNVPINIDIKVNDDTLIKKVSELVVKYDREHLTVWGNSSNQIVQKCYKENPQIPVLFSLPRVLLLVGLFYTGLLPFVPLKEQFLEIPMPSITTKLRDPRRMTRGERFITWLADTLLMRKALFDHLTARGIQVYVWVLNDEEDFKRAFDLGATGVMTDYPTKLKEFMEKNGLLKSK